The DNA sequence TTACTGTCTGAGTGACTGCggtttatcagattttttttctgttttttttgtcctgtcatACCAAGAGGAGCACAGATTCAGATGggtaatttaaataaaatgcagttgttattgatattcattatttttctctgtgtttagGGCCTGGATTTGTACTGGCTGACATACTGGGGTGCTGAATGAAACAGTCATTGTGAGTGTTCCTAATTCTAATTGAAATATTGTGAAGAAGGTCTGTGTATGCTTTCCATgatcagcaccatggacagagcTTCAAACCTACAGTACAGAGCTTCCATCTCCTCCTTCTGGCAGTGAGAGTAATTACacatctctgtttgtgtgtgcttttgccttgctcttttttttttttaaagactgtcATGATTCCTCTGAACACCAGGTTTcttttttaacagcttttattgCTATGCTGTTCTTGATTGTCGCTGATTTTGCTTATTCTATATTGAAAAGCTTTGACCAGGGACTGAACTGAGTCAATAtgtaattgcgggactttttgtaacataattGGCAGGTGACGtacttgacatttttgctgctttcaagcctaaaatcaacatgctCGCCtttaaatgacatcatgtggagcatgCCATGTGAtatggaattaacacacttccttgggaggtgttttttttaattaataagtgGTTGTTTCAATAGTAAATACTTATGGAATTAgacgtgatcataatgaacataaacatTTCTATAATTCCCTCAATTGTATATTGACCCAACTATTGTCTTAAAAGATATACCAGATGATGCATAACTTGCTGCTTTGATTGTAcgctttttctcattttgtgctgTTGATTCACTTAGTCAAGCTGATGAAGGGAACTTGGATCCTGTTGTAAATCTTCTGTGTCTGTATTGCTTGAAATATGTGCATTTGAGGATTTTCTAATTTATGCATCTTGACTGTTTACTTCTTTGAGTATCGGAGCGTGACTGGGCCTTTGTATTTGTTGCGGGGCTGGCTAAAGAGATTCATTGACATGCTTACTGATAACTGTCCACCTTGAGTATTCTCAGTAGTCATGTCCTGGTGTCATTCTTTGGAAACTTAAAGACTGTGTTGTGTAGGTCTTGTGGTTGAAGGTACTGAATTGCTTGCAGTCTCAACCACAGTGGAAAATGCCAGCATGTGAAGAACAGTTGATGGCATCTTTGTGGTTTCCATCTGTAGATTTAATCTGCAAATACATGCACACAGGTGACTGAATCAGCACTCACTTTatgcctctttttaaaaaaaaaaaaaaaagctactaAAGGCTGGTCATTCTCTGTGCTTGCCTCATGATGTTCAGTTTTAGTTCAACCACACTGTAGTGTCTCTTCCTGGTATATAAGTGCTGTGTATCTCTCTTGCTGTACTACTGCAGGGCACTCCCACTCACTGTCACTTGAAGACTGTCTGGGCTGTTGTCAGAGTCCTTACAGGCTCCTCCTACATCAAACAGCAATCATATTGGGGGTTTTTTTAGACCAAAGGAAAGAAAGTGAGTAAGAAAGAATTAATGCTGGAGAGACTGTACAGTTTGGATATGCAGTCTTTATTACAAAATCACTTCTTTTTGACAGTGATGGTGACTTCTTCTATCTACAAACCTCATAAAACTCCACCAGCAAGTGACGATATATGATCAAGCACAATTTCCGCTCTGAGTTGCCTTTGTCGTCGTTTTGTGAGTCTATCTTGTGGCAGCATACACTACGGTGGACTGCATCTCTCTCTCAGGCCTTTGACTACTGTTCATTTTGGGATGGAAACTCAGCGGCGCATAGTTCAGGCTATCAGGGTCAGAGTTCTGTAACTGAGAATATTTACAATAGTCACAAATCTCGCACGTTACTCGGTAATTTAATCAAATCAGAAAATGAATGTGAATCCAGCATTCGAATGTTGATTACCTCATTGTGTTGTGGATTCCATTCTTCATGCTGTGCTAAATGGCAGAAACTGTCTGTCAGTAAATCCTTCACAACCTTTACATGTGAATTTTGAATAACATTCAAATACCTGTATGCAATTTCCTGATTGTGACAACCAGACCAATGATGACCATCACCAGGACGATAGTTACACTGCCCAGGATCACACTTGTTGGATTTGTTAATTCGTCAGACAGTTctacaagaaagaaaataagttAAACTTTTCATGTTGAGTTTTGTGGCTCGTGAGTTGAAATCGATTCTGATTTCGATAAAGGCTAAAAGATACAAAGCACTTGACAACAATTTTACCTTGAACTTTTAAATATGTTGGACTGACCAATGCTGAGAGTCCGTTTTTGCAGCATCCACAGAAGTACAGCCCGGAGTCGGGTACATCCACAGTTTTTATGGTCAGTAAGAGGTTTGTTAAGTTGGATGTCATTATGAAGTTCCCGTTTTGAAATCCATTGCAGAGCAAAACTTCATCTGAGCTGGTTATATAAGAGATACAGCTGACATTGGCTCCACTGGTCAGTCTGTACCAGAATACGTTGGAGGAAAAGTCTGTAAAGTTGTTGCATATCAGAGTGACTCCTTCACCAGGCTGAACCTCCACAGTGAGAATCTCAGAAACTGAGACAGAGATCCAACCTGAAGGAAACAATGAATTCTTGAACTTCTAATTCAAACAGCAGTTgtagtgatttaaaaaaaaaagtagtatcTGTACTTACTGAAGGTGCAGAGTAAAGCCGCTCTAAAGGTAAAGTTCACCATCGCGTGTACAGTACGACTCCACCACTTCAATGATTGTAGCTGAACTGCGCTTCAGTAGGAGTGAAGAGGTGGGCAGGACTTTTATGTACGCGACTGCTCAAACTCACATTGTCAGTGGTCTTAGAAAAATGGGTACAGTTAACTTCTACAATGAACACAGTACAATGTTATCTTGCTTGGTAACCCTTGAGCTAATTGAGGTAGCATATTACttaaagttaaaatgactgcaaactTGTCCGACAGTTAATGTTAGTGAAGAATGTGATGGAACCTGATGCAGTAGCTCAGAAGAGTGCACATTACTTGCTTGAATGTAATATGCAGACCACACAGGTTGACTAAATGATTATATTAGTGTGATCAGTGTAAATCTTACCCAGATAATAATAGCTGTTGAGTTGTAGGTTCACAGCATATTACAGTGGAAACAGGTTGTACCTTCATCTGCTGTGGTTTTGGTGTGTTCAGTCAGATCTTAAAGTAGCAGCTTTTGGCAGGGTGAATGCTTTGATATGAGGCGGAGAAAGTGTGACCTTGCTACAGACGTGTTTTGAGCAGAGAGTTGCGCAAGATTTCAGTCTAAATATGACCAGTAATGCAGAACCACAAACAAGATGTTTCCTGATTTTGATGTATTCAGCACATGTATGAACAGTTCTTCTAAAAGAGATGACTGAATCAATCACCACTGTCACTGATTGTACTGATGATGGAGAGCTTCACTGTCAGGTCAGCTGTCATTTACAATACGCTACTAAGCAGGTTATCAGAAGCAATCTTTATGAGCGCTTTTTAAATGTACTTCTTAATTAACCAATTATGTGGGAACAGTCTTTAGTATATAATCATAATAAGAAATGAGGAGCTTCAGTGAGGTCAGAATTTTATGAGTTTTGGTCCAGACTCAGTCACTTAGCCTTctgcttcagttttattttttataactGCAATGAATTATTAGCATTACAGAAAGTTACTGCACCACAGTCGGCTTTTGTGTGCATCTGTTTCCCCGTGCGTTGTGTGATGTGCCATGATTTTCTTGTATTGTGTGTATGTTGGAGATTAGAGGGAAAAATATGTGCGAAGTTTCTACTTCTGTGTGGGATTCTTGTCCAtttcaaaatatgtttgaaCACCGGACACACCCAGAGGTCCTGTGATGTTTTGGCGACATGAGAGCAGACTTTAGAATATTAAGCAGGAGGTTTTAATGTTCTGGCTGATCAGTGTGTACATGCAATTACCAGTCTTTGTCaagttaattctgtttttaatgtagaCATGAAGCAAACTGAGATCACAGTTAAAATATAGAATTACAAAGCATCAAGCTAACAGACGTCATGATTTCCACCTCAGCTGTCCTCAGACCACACTGTGTCGTCTCTTCCTGTCTAACCACTGATGtgttcactctctctcctccgctGCTGCTCACTCTGAGTGAAGGATGTTCACTACAAAATGGCATCTTTCTGACAGTTGTAATGtaaacaacaccaaccacaagACTCATAAAGCAGCAGACTGAGGAGGCTTCAGTTTCACTCTGAGCTGCAGTTCACTTCATCTGGTGGCAGCATACACAACATTTGGCTCcatctctcttcttcttcctcttttagCAAATGTCACTGTTGCATAGTTCAAGTCATCAGAGCCCAGATTCTGTAAATGATATCATTAAATTAAGGAATATATTTATAGTTAATCATCAGATGTAGTTAGACGGATAAACATATGTAAAAAGTCCAGTTAGACATGATGCTAATCATGTTTTTGGAATGAAGTATTGAAGCTGTATTTACCTGGCTTGGTTGAGGATCTTTGTCTTCATCAGCTTTGTGAAAAAAAGATTATAAATCTGGTCAGATCATTGACAATAATTGAAGATCTTTTGATAGGACTTTCTAATTAGTTGCCCTTTtaaagaatcagaatcactttattcatcccccaagggaaattcagttgtcagggttcttatctgtttaattttgaattgaatagcctgactgctgatggcaagaaagatttcctaaaaaataaattaaagagtCTGTGTTTTTCAAATAATGTTGAAGGATCATTTTTTAGCACCCATATCTGCCTAATAGTTTCTCAGTCGGGGAGTAACGTTCTGCTAAAACAACTATTAACTTTGGTTTTGGTGTCACTGTTCggtatgtttttgtgtcacattttgaacatttatctTCGAAAAAGGAAAGAATTCAAAGTGTCTTATTAGAACTAGTTCTGTCCATAAAATGTCCACTGAGACGAGGAGCCGCCCTCATTGAGCTTTCCATTTTAATAAAGGACCGATATTTTATTTGGATAAAATGTCGTAGGTCAATAAGTCATCTGTAGTGATAAACGCCATTGTCACCTGGgtttttggttcatttctgGATCATTGGTTACTTTctaaatacatttaaacaagTAAAGGGGGCTTTGTTAGAAAGtgctattttaaaaataatactaaAATATGAGATACAGCAGATTTTCAAAAGTACCTTTCTGAACTGTCTTGATTTTTACCACCAGACCGATGACGACCATCACAAGGAAAACGGTCAGACCACCCAGAATCACAaccatcaggtttgtgttttcatca is a window from the Acanthochromis polyacanthus isolate Apoly-LR-REF ecotype Palm Island chromosome 23, KAUST_Apoly_ChrSc, whole genome shotgun sequence genome containing:
- the LOC127532476 gene encoding uncharacterized protein LOC127532476 is translated as MVNFTFRAALLCTFSWISVSVSEILTVEVQPGEGVTLICNNFTDFSSNVFWYRLTSGANVSCISYITSSDEVLLCNGFQNGNFIMTSNLTNLLLTIKTVDVPDSGLYFCGCCKNGLSALVSPTYLKVQELSDELTNPTSVILGSVTIVLVMVIIGLVVTIRKLHTAQHEEWNPQHNENSDPDSLNYAPLSFHPKMNSSQRPEREMQSTVVYAATR